CTAAATACAGCCTACACtgagaaaagtgagaaaaatgtCATTGTCATACTTGGAATACACTTGCATAACTGTACAGGCTATTAGGTCTAATTAACAGCAAGTGAACAGATTCTTGCTATGGGGGTGTTTATAGGCAGAATATGTTAAATGCAGAGTTTGACACATTGAAGTTAGAATTCAGTCAGATTTAGGCTAGTGTAAATTTACATAGCAGACAAATTTCTGCTCTGAAAAGGAACTATGAACGAAATATTTTTGGAATGCTAATTCTGAGTGCTAATCttaatgatgaaaaaaattTGTGCACTTTTCATCGAAAAAATCCAATAACataaaatatcaaattattCTCATATATGTATGGGTAAAAAAATACAGTTGAAATATTCTAACAAAGGTTTCTAATTTCTGGGGttgttctttcttttagttTCACTTTGGTATTGTTAGCAGGGAATACTAGTTAGTTAGTAGGGAATACCCCAAACTGCTACAGTATGAAAGCATAGGCATAATTTTAACTTTCATAAGTGAAAAGTGACTCTCGACCTGAGGAACTTGTCAGGTAAAGCTAATGCAGCTGTTGTCATGAATAATTCAAACAAATCACTTCAGCCACAGTATGACAGAGCTGACTTCACAGTGGTAACCTCTGTAAATACTGTCAGAAAACAGATAAATTAACTATTAGTGAGTAAAACTTCTAGTCCTTGGGAAGCAAAAGTTGCTAAATTCTTTCTTGATTAACCTGGCTTACAAAACTTCTCAccaggtcttttttttttttccctgagaattCATCATTTTTAAAACCTTAATAACTGCTTGCTATGTTTCAAATGCAACTTAAATTAGAGCTATAAATAACTACAGACTgtaaagaaagttcccagattCCCAGAATCAGGCCTACAGGCTAATTTCTTCTGATTAAAGGCCCAGTACTGCAACTAAATAATCTATAGTCCTAACCCAAATGTATACAATGTTGTTTAGGTCCTGAATGTACAAATTCCCACAGCACATCTACATGTATGAGTGCTTCTCTTTAACTCTGATAATTAACTAAATACAGTTATAATATAAATACAATGTaaatacaaacatttttaaatttttgtaattCCCATCATTTCAGAATAATGAAATGTTACATACAAATACATCTAAGGTTTAAAAAGGATAAATCCTAGGACTGGAAGGAAAATGTGCTGAATGAGCTAATAAGGAACAAACAGAACATATGTATTGAAATGTTGACTGGTAGGTggatggaaaacagaaaagctcaAAGTCTTTAGAAAAATCAGTACTTTGGAATGATGTTTTGTTGCTAACAGAGAAGCAAGTAAGACCTtaacaggaaaatattaatatctGTGAAAATGACAGAAATGACAACCAAAATGAAGGAAGAAATTGTGAAAGTGGCCAAGACTTGTAGGCTTACTGGGCCAGAGTACAACAGTGCTGGAGATATGATTCTGCTGGCAGTTTTTCACATTCCTGTCTACAATTTTAATATATGTTTTTGTGCTGATGACTGTTTGAAAGACAACATAATGATCTTAAATGCTTATTAGGTGATTTCTGTAATTATTGCAGACCTGCTCAGAGTAATCATCTGGAACTTCTTTTGCAGGAACTCTTCTTTACTGATTGTGCAGCTCAGGACAAAGAATTTTCTCCTTACTAGAAAAGTTCACTTAATTTATTCCCTTGCTGGGATAACAGAATTTTTATCATTCTCTCTCTAAGGGATTATCTGTTCTTTTACTAAACATTGTCCTTTACTTAGTTGTTCATTTTCATAGagaagtaagatttttttttttacaatttaatttgaaaagtgGTTATGTATCCTTTATTTCATGTTATCCAATCACCTTGTATTGTATTAGtgaatgatttttctttttttaatcatacTCAAGAGTGTCTTTAAAACAAGTCTCTCATGAAGAAAACTCTCACTTTCACCTCTCTCCTTCTCAGAAACACTGTTTTATTTAACAATTTTACCAAATACAGTTTCACAAGAGATTAGTGTAGCATTTTTTATATGTAAAAAATTTACCTTTACCTGGGTAAATCAGTTCAAAACCTGGCTGAGCAGTAAGCCAAATAGATGTATTAATTCCTGACATCCTAATTTCCATTTTAGAACTGTCTGAGCAGCAGTAAATGCATACTTTTATCTACATGAATGTTTCATTAGAATGACCTGGTTGATCGACATGATGTGGTCCAGATGATCTTCCTgaccctcttttctttttttcccctctctcagcATGATCCTCTCAGGTTAGTTGAGGTTCATCATGCAGACTGGTCAAACCAGCACACCAACTGACTCCAGGGCAGGAAGGACTACAGtgaaaagaagatttttatCTGAGGAACTTATCCTGACTGTGCCCCTCCAGGCTACTTCCAAAAGGATTGTTTAGTtgttgctgctgcctgctgcttgcACATGTGCCTACCTAAGGGAATCTCCAACTAACTGAATTCCTCAGCCCAATCCCAAAACAGTCCTGACAGATAAAGAAACAGACCATGACAGATTTTCacctgcatttttcttctttgctttaaGCATCAGAAACCATTACATGTCTGAAGTTTAAGGATATTTACTTATGTACTTAAAGATTTACTTTTCTCCATTGTGCTGCCCTTAGATTCCACTcaaacagcactgcaggatgctGCTACAGTACATAATGTAGACCTGTAAGAAGATGGCTCCTACTCCACAGAGTACAAACAAGTTCTTTCTGTCCATTCTCATGAAAAATTACCTTTGGAGTTTACATGGACTATTTTCATCAACTCAGACAAAGACATTGATGGGCCTAGTATATGCTTATTCACAGAGGAAACCGTGAGCTGACCAAATAATAAACAGCATACAGGAGCTTAGTACAGAAGTAAGTGACTGTAACATTTGGTGTATGGATTTTTCAAGTGTCACAGTGGCTGTTGAGCCTAGAAAGAATGTAGCACAGATTGTCCCTTCTTTCACTGATAATCCTGAGAAGAAACTTCTTATTTTCATAAGTATTACattaatatttgttttatgCATGACTTCTATGCAAACTGACAAATTCTGTGTGGCAAGTGATCTCACTCTATGTTGAAGTATGTATTCTTAGACTACACATCCTTGCAAACACAAGTCACCAGAGAGAATGTTTAAGATGCAGTTCTGTTGCAGCTGCAGGCTTCTGGGGAGGAAAACCAAATGCAATTATCCTCATGCTAATGGCACCCTCTGACCATAGGAACAGTTCAGTGCTGCTCAGAAGTGTGgtgctgcagtgtcacagccatGCAATACTCTGGAGTGAGTTGTGTTAGATGTGGGCAAACTATTATTCTATATTGCACAGAAGACAGTGGACAGGAAATCTGTCCTCACAGAAATCAGCAGAAACATTTCATCTGAATCCTCAAGAGAAACAATGTCCCCTGCAGAAATGAACAAGACAATGAAAACTGACTCCTCTCATATCCCAAGGAATTAAACCTACAGAAACATACAGCAAAAATTGTCAATAAACAATGATGCCCTTCTTTCTTGCCCAGCAGTTTGAATGTGGTTTTTTATGGCATTTAAGACcatttcaaacaaaataaacaaggaaAGGGACaaatttttactttgtttcttacagtgatttcttttttcaaagctATTAATTGGTTTCAGTTAAGTGGTTAAGAAGGGGCACTGCAGAAAtctttcctgaaatatttcctgTACATTTGTTTGCCTGACCCTTAACTTCCACAAAATTCTTATGTTTGAAGCACAACACATCTAATTTTCTAGGAGTCTTTTCTCAATTTAGCCATGTAAAAGCTAAAGGAGCTCTCTCTAAACAGAGATTTAGGGTTAGTCTATAGCAAATGAAGTGAGGAAAGTATCACCATGGACTGACTCCTTCCACCCTGAAAGAGGTATCTAAGACAGGTCAGATGAAGTTCTGTAGATGTGTATGTTACTGCTTTAAAGCAGAGAAGTCTTTACTACTAGTTTAAAGACCCTGACCAACCTTTGGATGACTGGTCATCTTGAGCACACTAGCAAGGAAGTGAAAGACTGCAGCTATCTACCTGCTGATGATTTTTATCCCCAGGTCTGAAGTCACTCTTGTTTTAATGAAGAACAAGTTGGGCTCCTGCCTAGGTGGCACAATTAATGGTTGTACCCTCACCATTTAAaggattacaaaaaaaaaaaaaaaaaaaaaaaaaaaaagctaaaatgttCCCATGTATGAAACACCCAGCTTAACAGAACAGTCACACTTAGGCCTGGCACTGGTAGTCAGGGAAACAGGTTTAGCCTTGGTTTTTACTGCCAAATGCAATTGTACATCTCTTAGCCAATGCATGAGCACAAATCTGGGCTCTAATATATTCCAGAAGCACAGCCTGCAAATACATGCATCAGAAATCTGGAGGCAGGTGAGCTGTGGCTATCACTAGAAACATAAAAATGTGAAACTCTATACTGCTTAAATATAGTAGAAATTTAGCTTGCTTCACAGCCAAGAATCCAGACACTAATGTGCTCCTAATCAGTGTCTTGTCATCTGGATCCTAAAGGCAGCTGacttttttctgctctgaatcACCCCAATTCCATCATCATCTAGAGAGCATGCTTAGATTCTCTGAAAATCAAGATCCAGTGTGCCTTGCCATAGCGAATCCTCACATCAAAAACAGCATTTGTGTCCCATCAGGACCCATTAGGTTTGTGCCACGAGCACAGGAGAACGCTGGTTTCTTTTGTGCCCTCTATTAATGCCCTCTTTGCTCATATTAAAGGCATGCTGATAGATGAAAGATGGGCAAAAATGCTGTCATAGGCATCCTGCCGGATGCTACTCTTGGAAGGACGACTATCATTCTAGCACTGCAAGTGCCGACCGGAGCGACAGCGTAAGACAGGCAGAGGCATTTGGGGGAGGCTGGGAGATTTtcaagggggggaaaaaaattaatttcaaaccGAAGGCAGCCAGCCGAAGCGAGGGGAGGAGCCCGGTATGGGCTTGGCTCTTCCCTGGGCCGAGCCCGGCAGCGCGGCAGCGCTTGCCAAAGTGGCAGCCCGCTCCGGCGGCCGCTCGGCGCCGAGGCCAGCGCGGCTGCgggccccgcgccccgccgggCGGAGCAGCCAGCGCCGGGGCGCGCTCGGGTCGGGTGTCGCCGGGCcgtgccagagcccagcccaggctgtcccaccGCCCGGGCCGGGGTCCTGCCGCCCGCTGCCGCGCCGGAGGGCGGCGGAGCAGCGGCTCCGTCCAGGCGCTTCCGGGCGCGCCGGGCGgcgggggaaggaggggaaggaggagaagaaggaggaggaggaggaggaggaggaggaggaagggaggtgTGGgtagaggggaggggagggaaggaggggtggAGGGAGGCCGGCTTTTTTAGGAGGGAGACCCTCCTTCGCGGCCGCCCGCTCGCAGCCATGGCTTTGAAGGAGGCGGGCGGCAGCATCCTGCCCATCAGCGACATGGTATCGGGGCCGTCGGGCTCGCCGTTCCCCGAGGTGGTGGAGCTGAACGTGGGGGGCCAGGTGTACGTGACGAGGCACTCCACGCTGCTCAGCGTCCCGGACAGCACGCTGGCCACCATGTTCTCCCCGTGCCGGGGCGGCCCGGCGGCAGCCcgccagctgcccagggacagccgggCGCGCTTCTTCATTGACCGCGACGGCTTCCTCTTCAGGTACGTGCTGGATTACCTGCGGGACAAGCAGCTGGCGCTGCCCGAGCACTTCCCCGAGAAGGAGCGGCTCCTGCGGGAGGCCGAGTACTTCCAGCTGGGCGACCTGGTGAAGCTGCTGTCGCCCAAGGTCACCAAGCAGAGCTCTCTCAACGACGAGGGCTGCCAGAGCGACCTGGAGGACAGCAACTCGCAGGGCAGCAGCGACCGGCTTCAGCGGGCGGCGCTGGACAAGCGCTCGGGCTTCCTCACCGTGGGCTACCGCGGCTCCTACACCACGGTGCGGGACAACCAGGCAGACGCCAAGTTCCGCCGCGTCGCCCGCATCATGGTGTGCGGTAGGATCGCCCTGGCCAAGGAGGTCTTCGGAGAGACCCTCAACGAGAGCCGTGACCCCGACCGGCCCCCCGAGAAGTACACCTCCCGCTTCTACCTCAAATTCACCTACCTGGAGCAAGCCTTCGACCGGCTCTCCGAGGCGGGCTTCCACATGGTGGCTTGCAACTCCACGGGCACCGCCGCCTTCATCAACCAGTACAGGGACGACAAGATCTGGAGCAGCTACACGGAGTACATCTTCTTCAGTAAGTGCTGCCCGCGCCCGGTGTCGTGCCCCTCGCCCTCGTCCCCGGCGGGTGCTCCTTAAGTACAGCTGCACCCCCGAGCACTCGGTGTCCCAAAGCAACATGTAGCTGGAGAGAAATGGGGGCTGCCCCGTTTCCCCTCACTCCGCTCTGTCACCGCCATAGttcaaatttcattttgtgcCTTGTGGGGGGCGGGACAGGACTGCCTAAATTGCCCCGTCCGGAGCGCGGCGTGGGAGCATTTCCCCACGCACACTCgtggggcagcctgggctgatCCCGCCTCTCAGTGCCGAGGGGCAGCCCCCACGTGTCGGGGTGTCCCgggggaagggaagggtcaCTGGTCACCGACCAGGGGGCTGTCAcctcggggggggggggagtcCCTGCCCATCTGGGCGGGCGCGGTGCGGGCGCGGCTCTGGCGCGGAGCGTTGCGGTTCTCCCGCCAGCGAGGCGACGCAGAGATGCCCGAGCAAGGAAgggttttaatattttatcGCTGCGTTTCCTTCGTGTGAGCGCACTGCGCCTGGGTACGGTCCCCGTGAGGGAAGGGGCAGCGAGGGCACAGCCAACCCAACTTCCCAAGGAGCGAGAAAGAGTCTGGCTCCAAGGTGGACGAAAATTGGGAAAGAGAAATTAACCACTCCATAGCCATTTACACAGCTCATAAGCAACTTCGCTGGGTGGCTGTGGGTAGCCTTAGAGATTTCGGGTCACTCGCGGATAGGAAAACCGAGCGATGACGAATGAGTTTCAATCTGGCAAAGTATGTAGTGCTATGTAGGGCACTGGCCGAGCAGCGGGTCCGGGTCATGAAACTGCAGCTGGATCGAGAACACGATCCCCTGGCAGAGATTTGTCTTCGAAGGGCAGAGGCAGCCTTAAACATTACAGATGTGTTTGAGTCGAGCGAGCCGGCGGAAGAGAGATGTGTTCTGCATTCACTTCTCTCTTCTCCTGCCTCTGTGTGGTCTCACGCTCCCTGAGCAAAGAAGGGATGAATTGGCAGAGCATCTGCCTGCCTCTGTGGTGGGGGGGGGAGATGCAGCCTCTGACTAACTTCACTGGCTAGGCAGCTGAACAGAAGCAACTTGTTTGCCCTGTAAAACTGGACTTAGGCACGGTACTTAACAGAGGAGGGAAGTGTGAATGGTTTTCTACGGGGAGGAGAAATTCATTAGTTTATATTGCTCTGTATTGTATAGATGGTGACTTCAATTTGCTGAGCAGACTTGGGTACTCAGATCAATCTTTGAAACTGGATTAAAACAGTTTTTGAAGATTAATTGCATAACCTATCACTGGTCATATTTCAATGGGATATGTGAAAACTGAGCTCTAGAGGAGCTTCACATTCTCCTGGATGGAATTCTATCAAGCATTTTACATGATTATTAAACCTTCTTTCTCAGAAAatttgataaaattattttctaaataataaaatttccttgaaatagtATGTACTGTTTGCTTATAAATAGATTTGTAGGTGCATTAGGTGCATAATTTTTTCCATGAGCATTTGTGATGCTCATAatgttttggttatttttttgtgtgtgtatgttacGATGAGGCTGCTGTGTAGAAGAGTCCTCCAATTCACATCAGTGTTCCAAATTAATCCCCAGTGTAATACCACTGATTTATCTGGAATAATGCCAGGGATGAACTGGATGTTGTATGtaatgatttttgttttggtttttagtcTTCAAGCTTCTGATGTGAAAAGTAAAATAGTTAGTTAATTACTTAAATTTATACAGTTAACTGAAAATTTatggttttgtttaattttcaggtgggagttttgttttgttttacttctgaATGCAAAAAAGTGACTAACGTAAAAATAGGCTGAAAAGGTGTTGGGCGTATTTTAATTTGGCTGCTTGTTATGCATTTAGAATCTTTTTTGTATAACGACTTTATATATTGTTTTATGATCAGATACATTTCTCTGAAATATAGCAAGATGGAAACAACACTAAAGAAAATCACCAAAATGGGAAGAGAAACATGTGAAACAGTGGCTGAAGTAAATGctttagtttttttgttgtcttttttttagtCTTATTAGATGTTCAATTGATGGAGACTGTTGATAAAACAACactttattataataataattataatatgcCCTGGATGGattgtgtgtgtgctgctaCCTTGCCTGACAGCTGCACAAGAATCCAGCAAAGGGAGAGCGAGCCTTGGAAGCCTTGTGCTCTGCACCAAGAGTGACAAGAGGGATCAGGGCTAAGAGCTCTCCAGCAGCCTTAGCCAGGGCCACGTTCCTTCCTTGCTCATGAGCAGAGCTTAATACACAAGAAGAAGAGCAGTTGCTTTTCAATTCATTCTTTGCCAAGTGTCCCCATGAGCCCTGAAGAGGAAGCAGTTTTAGGTGGGAAGTTGCTGATTTCAAAAGCTCTCATGTCCAGCCCTGGACTGTGTTTTACAGGCAACAAAATATCAAGACAAAAGACTTTAGGGAGCCTATTCCAGTTTTGGACAATGCCCGAGCCTTAATTTGGTGCTAGCAAAGAAGAAACCCAGTTTTATATCCCACTGGAAAAAGCCATACCTGCATTTACATTTGTTATTCACAGCATGAGCAGCTGCAACTAACAGCAACTGTATTATTTGTTGGTCTGTAAGTCCATAGCAGTCATGTAAACTTATTTTTCACCATTTCTCCTGAGGACTGTGGACAATTCTGTTTCCTAGGAATGGTAGATAGTAAAGTGATTGGAAACCTACATGACGATATATtcattctgtttgttttctgaggCCATAAGTAGCTGAATGAGTTTCTACCCAAGAGCTACTAAAGAAAGACAAAGGTTTAATCTGTGGCTTGTGAAACATATTTCAGGTCAGTTTCTAGGATCTTTCAAACTTTGGTAGTTGAAATGATCATTTAtcacttttctaaaaaaaaggaaattactttatATTCTTAAACATTCTGGAAGATCAAATTCACCTGGGATGCTGCATATGCATTAAACTCATTCATGAACTGCTTAATATCTAGGGATAGATGCAGACTAATTCTGATTGAGGAACCAGAGGTTATTTGATACTGCTTACCAGGAAATAATGCTTCAGCCTTTGGCAATGTGTCATGACAAATACAAAACCGGATTTCCTTCTTAGTATGTATAAGtcctataaaaagaaaaattaagttcTTTGCCCCTGGTGGTGTTTGAGCTATCATGCATGCAATGGTAGATTCATCTTCACAGTTAGTACATGGCCAGAATTTAGCCTGTACCTTGCATTGGTGGCTCAGTTCTGGAAAGTGCTCATAGATCTGTTCCACGTGTCCATTACAAATCCTGTCTCTGTCTCTTAATGCTCACTTAAAGGAGTAAACTTCTATATGGTAGTGAAAAGGCTCTATCAGAGAATACcagaaactgtttttttttggCTCCATGCTATTAACACTCTCACCTTAGTACACATGAGGATGACTTGGGTCAGGTTAGTGTAACATGAGATGCATAagcagtttgggaaggatgCTCAAACTCTTCTGCTGCTTAGTTTCATACTGCCATAGAGGATGACAGATTAATTAATTACCTGTTGATATACAGTAGATCATGGCCATCACAAAAGTTGCCTCTAACTGGAGACAGAAGACCTTGCTCCTTCCTGTGGCTGCAAGCACTGTAACATCTGTTAGCTTACATTTTGTGAGAAAAGGGTTAAATTTACATGTTTAAtgtttttagggaattttttttgtggttcATAGTATCTCTCAGTACTGTTGTGTAATGCAAGATTGCCTGTGCATGCTATTacgagtttttttttttttcttctgtagaaTCTAATTAGTCCTAATGGATTTTGCTTTTAACATCTGCTATGCAATGTGACTTAGGGGTGTTGAGAGTGTTGTGCTCAGCTGAAAGCTTACTATGCTGAACTGACATCTTTATTTTAAGAAGAATACAGTaatatttcctgaaaattttGACATGCTTTCTATGCTGACACTCCTGTTTCACATATGAcagtttctgttttccttttctcttgtttttgttGTATAACAGGTGACGATGTTAGCATGGATTTATGGTGATTATTTTCCACTTGAAGTCACAGCACTTTGAGATTACACTGGATGCTATGGAAATTGTCATAAACAAGTGATAATAATTTTGTAATCAGATGGGGAATAAGCAGTTGGAAGAAATGATTTTTTAGGAGGCAGTAtggtattttgaaaaaaaaccaacccaaactcAAACAAAATGATAGCAGcaacccccaccccaaaaaaaaaaaccaaccacccAACAACAATGAAACCTAACCAACATTGATTGTGTCATTGCATGTAAAATACTTTGAGGTGTTGTAAGTGCCAAATCCAGTTCAGCATTCCACTGGGGTAGTGAGGGGTTGGTGGGTTGGCACATAACCCTAAACTGCTCTTTTGAGGGCTGAGTGGTGTGAAAGCCATCCTGCAAATGGTTACTGTGACCATGCCAAGATCTTCTCCATGCATCACTGCACCTTTGGTGGagtttttttaatctggaataaatatatgtaagacattgaggagaaaaaggagaccAAGGAAGTTACATCTCTCTGACACATGGAGATAAACTGGGACAATTTACTTTGAACCTGAAACAGAGCATCAAAGATTAGAGTACAGATTTTTAGTGAGGTGAGGTGATGTGAAGGATTAAATCAGTATCACAAGCAAAGTGTAGAAAAGCTTCAGATTTCTAACAGTTTCAAGATCTAGAATGTTGTTTCTGACAGCAGTATTGAGCAAAACCCTTTAAAGAGAGATTTTGTAGGCAGTCCTTTGACTTTGGAAAACTGGTGCAGAACTTTAGGATGTTCTGTTTTTATAATTTCAGCTCAACTCTTAATACAACTTTAAATTAGGTAAATAATAGACTGCTTCTTATCTTGTCATTCTTCCAAAATATATGTTCCTGAATATAAAGGGATGAATCAAAGTGTGCAGTCATAATTAATAATATAAGAATATTACTCTAATGCTGCTACTTGATATAACGTGTGATAATCTAATCTAGTCTACTGAAACTGGTATTCTGATGTTAGTCATCATTTCAACCAATAGACTTTAtctcagaattattttaaaatatgagacTAAAAAGAACTTTGAACAGATTTGACTTTGCAATAAAAAATTAACCTGCATTCCTCTACAGATGATACAAAGGCACTGCTGCAGTGAAAAACTATGCCAGGAccctcttgattttttttaacacttcctTCAAAATATGCATAACACGATACAATGATTTGTGATCACATTTTATCCATTGTCTCCGGTTTCTGACCTTACTACAGTTAAATCCTTAAGTATTGTGGatccttttaaatatttagagCTGAGTGTTGAAAATGTTGTgtggtatttaaaaaatagaattagaGATTAACTAAGAAAATCAACTATCCTGGATATTATATACCAGGATCAATGCTAGATAAAGAATAAGGAAGAATTGATGGAAGCAGCTGTTATTTTTGATGTCAAGAAATGGAAACACACTGGTTTTGATATTATCCCAGACCGGTATTTCTTGTGGATTACTTGGGGGAAAAAGCTGACTTTGCTGGATCTGTAATATTTTGCAGGAGAACCACTTCTTGGTGTCAGATCATTTCATAGATTTTCAAGGATTTATGACAGTAGTTGCtgggaaatgtttattttttcacagtAAGATGAGCAAAtcgtattttattttttctttagcatCAACACGAAATTCTAGTTATCTGCTATTCAAGCACAGAAGTTATGCATACAAAAGCtttcttttaatattattcCAGGCAgatgatttaaaattaaaacattacTGCTAATAAAGTATATTTTGCAATGTTTGCTTTCTCAGTGTGATATGGCTGGTATT
The genomic region above belongs to Molothrus aeneus isolate 106 chromosome 4, BPBGC_Maene_1.0, whole genome shotgun sequence and contains:
- the KCTD8 gene encoding BTB/POZ domain-containing protein KCTD8, with translation MALKEAGGSILPISDMVSGPSGSPFPEVVELNVGGQVYVTRHSTLLSVPDSTLATMFSPCRGGPAAARQLPRDSRARFFIDRDGFLFRYVLDYLRDKQLALPEHFPEKERLLREAEYFQLGDLVKLLSPKVTKQSSLNDEGCQSDLEDSNSQGSSDRLQRAALDKRSGFLTVGYRGSYTTVRDNQADAKFRRVARIMVCGRIALAKEVFGETLNESRDPDRPPEKYTSRFYLKFTYLEQAFDRLSEAGFHMVACNSTGTAAFINQYRDDKIWSSYTEYIFFRPPQRTISPKQDHEERKHDKVLDKGSESGTSCNELSTSSCDSHSEASTPQENATSTQPSTAHQPNTLTLDRPSKKAPVQWMPAPDKRRNSELFQTLISKSRETNLSKKKVCEKLSIEEEMRKCIQDFKKIHIPDYFPERKRPWQSELLQKYGL